One window from the genome of Malus domestica chromosome 01, GDT2T_hap1 encodes:
- the LOC103446099 gene encoding protein DETOXIFICATION 27-like: MASNSALVEAEVPLLDDLASTVRLKREHNDDENQATTLVRRSWIESKKLWHIVGPAIFSRVASYSMLVITQAFAGHLGDLELAAISIANNVIVGFDFGLLLGMASALETLCGQAYGAKKYYMLGVYMQRSWIVLFLCCILLLPIYLFASPFLKLLGQPAEVAELSGVVSMVMIPLHFSFAFQFPLQRFLQSQLKTAVIAWVSLVSLAVHVFVSWLFVYRLQFGVIGTAITINFSWWVLVFGLLGYTLFGGCPLTWAGFSTEAFSGLWEFTKLSAASGVMLCLENWYYRILILMTGNLQNAEIAVDALSICMTINGWELMIPLAFFAGTGVRVANELGAGNAKGAKFATTVAVVTSVIMGLFFWLLIMMFHNEVGYIFTNSEPVLTEVSKLSLLLAFTILLNSVQPVLSGVAVGSGWQSYVAYVNLGCYYLIGVPLGFLMGWFFHQGVMGIWAGMIFGGTAVQTLILAIITIRCDWEKEAEKASMHVLRWADKN, translated from the exons ATGGCAAGTAACAGTGCACTAGTGGAGGCAGAGGTTCCATTGTTGGATGATTTAGCTTCAACCGTCCGATTGAAACGTGAACATAATGATGATGAAAATCAAGCTACTACTCTTGTAAGGAGATCTTGGATTGAATCAAAGAAGCTGTGGCACATAGTTGGTCCCGCAATCTTTAGCCGTGTAGCCTCGTATTCCATGTTGGTCATCACCCAAGCCTTCGCCGGCCACCTCGGCGACCTCGAGCTTGCTGCCATCTCAATTGCTAATAATGTCATTGTTGGTTTCGATTTTGGGCTCTTG tTAGGGATGGCAAGTGCTTTAGAAACACTATGCGGGCAAGCTTATGGAGCAAAGAAGTACTACATGCTTGGAGTGTACATGCAAAGATCATGGATTGTTTTGTTTCTGTGCTGTATTCTTCTTCTACCAATCTATCTCTTTGCCTCTCCATTTTTGAAGCTTTTAGGGCAACCCGCAGAAGTTGCAGAGTTATCTGGGGTTGTGTCCATGGTCATGATTCCTCTTCACTTCAGCTTTGCGTTTCAGTTTCCATTGCAGAGGTTCCTACAGAGCCAGCTCAAAACAGCAGTGATTGCATGGGTTTCTCTGGTTAGCCTTGCGGTGCATGTGTTTGTGAGTTGGCTTTTTGTGTACAGACTTCAGTTTGGAGTGATTGGCACTGCAATTACCATAAACTTTTCTTggtgggttttggtttttggtcTTCTGGGTTACACTCTCTTTGGTGGCTGCCCCTTGACTTGGGCTGGTTTCTCCACTGAAGCATTTTCTGGCCTTTGGGAATTCACTAAACTCTCTGCTGCTTCTGGAGTCATGCTTTg CCTGGAGAATTGGTATTATAGAATACTAATTCTGATGACAGGGAATCTACAGAACGCAGAGATTGCTGTGGATGCTTTGTCTATATG CATGACGATAAATGGGTGGGAGTTGATGATTCCTCTGGCCTTCTTTGCAGGAACTGG AGTTAGGGTTGCAAATGAGCTTGGAGCTGGGAATGCGAAGGGAGCCAAGTTTGCGACAACAGTGGCTGTTGTGACATCTGTTATAATGGGCCTCTTCTTTTGGCTCTTGATTATGATGTTCCACAACGAGGTCGGCTACATATTTACAAATAGTGAACCTGTTCTTACTGAAGTTAGCAAACTATCCCTTCTGCTAGCCTTCACAATTTTGCTCAACAGTGTTCAACCAGTTCTCTCTG GTGTGGCCGTGGGATCTGGGTGGCAATCTTATGTGGCATACGTAAACTTGGGTTGCTATTATCTGATTGGGGTGCCACTTGGGTTTTTAATGGGATGGTTCTTCCACCAAGGAGTGATG GGAATTTGGGCTGGAATGATCTTTGGTGGGACAGCAGTTCAAACCTTGATATTGGCCATTATCACAATTCGATGCGACTGGGAAAAAGAG GCAGAGAAAGCAAGCATGCATGTATTGAGGTGGGCGGACAAGAACTAA
- the LOC103446003 gene encoding classical arabinogalactan protein 4-like gives MKMDFAGFQVLMVLCLLATSCIAQAPGAAPTASPPTAKSPTATPPTATPPSAVPVPSPSKTPTASPTPSPVTAPTPSASPPASTPASTPASTPAAKSPSSSAAPSGSSPNSPPADALPPSGTSAISRVAIAGTALAGVFFAVVLA, from the coding sequence atgaAGATGGATTTTGCAGGGTTCCAAGTTTTGATGGTTTTGTGTCTGTTGGCCACATCATGCATAGCCCAAGCCCCAGGAGCTGCACCCACAGCCTCACCCCCAACCGCAAAGTCGCCAACCGCCACCCCACCAACCGCCACACCGCCATCAGCCGTACCAGTTCCATCACCCAGCAAAACACCAACCGCGTCACCAACTCCATCACCAGTGACAGCACCAACCCCAAGTGCCTCCCCACCAGCTTCCACACCAGCTTCCACCCCAGCTTCCACTCCAGCAGCTAAGTCTCCATCATCGTCAGCTGCTCCCTCAGGCTCAAGCCCGAACTCCCCACCGGCTGACGCTCTTCCTCCAAGTGGCACCTCCGCCATCAGCCGCGTTGCTATTGCTGGAACTGCTCTTGCTGGAGTTTTCTTCGCGGTTGTGTTGGCTTAG
- the LOC108169975 gene encoding uncharacterized mitochondrial protein AtMg00810-like, with product MSQLLTRYFMQQPLGFTDSNLPNHVCKLNKSLYGLKQAPRAWFDKLFQALKSIGFTQSCSDASLFVIKDPVLVIVLVYVDDILISGPDPTVCQQFIQKLGSLFPVKDLGHLHYFLGLEVQRSSKGLFLHQSKYLLDLLQKTKMDGAKPCCTPLGTTKLDHSGIPLSNPTEYRSLVGALQYLTWTRPDISFAVNQVCQFMHTPTDLHLQAAKRILRFLKGTSDHGLWFQKSSLNLSAFSDADWAGCLFDRRSTSGFCVYLGTNLISWSAKKQPTVARSSTEAEYRFLAAVELTWICKVFQDFGFPLSSKPTIWCDNISAISLASNPVFHARTKHVEIDYHYIRELVLANLLQVRNVCTEDQIADIHTKSLTKNRFLLLQSKLSLGTPTSSKLSLRGCKDEDAKS from the coding sequence ATGAGTCAGTTACTAACTAGGTATTTTATGCAACAACCTCTTGGTTTTACTGATTCTAATCTGCCAAATCATGTGTGTAAACTCAACAAGTCTCTATATGGCCTTAAACAGGCTCCTCGGGCATGGTTTGATAAACTCTTTCAAGCTCTCAAGTCCATTGGTTTTACTCAATCTTGTTCTGATGCATCTCTTTTTGTCATCAAAGATCCTGTTCTAGTTATAGTATTggtttatgtggatgacatcttGATCAGTGGTCCCGATCCGACAGTGTGCCAGCAGTTTATTCAGAAACTTGGGTCTCTGTTTCCAGTCAAGGACTTAGGTCATCTTCACTATTTTTTGGGCTTGGAAGTTCAACGCTCATCAAAAGGATTATTTCTTCATCAAAGCAAATATCTTCTGGATTTGCTTCAGAAAACCAAAATGGACGGTGCCAAGCCATGTTGTACTCCTCTTGGCACTACTAAACTGGATCACAGTGGCATTCCTCTCTCCAATCCCACTGAATACCGATCCCTGGTTGGTGCCTTACAGTATTTGACTTGGACTAGGCCTGATATCTCTTTTGCTGTCAATCAAGTATGCCAATTCATGCATACTCCCACTGATCTTCATCTGCAAGCTGCTAAAAGGATTCTCCGATTCCTCAAAGGCACCTCTGATCATGGTTTATGGTTTCAGAAAAGTTCTCTTAATCTTTCTGCATTTTCTGATGCCGATTGGGCTGGTTGTTTATTTGATCGTCGTTCCACCAGCGGCTTTTGCGTATATCTTGGCACAAACTTAATCAGCTGGAGTGCTAAGAAGCAGCCTACAGTGGCTAGATCCTCCACTGAAGCTGAATATCGATTTCTGGCTGCTGTTGAACTGACATGGATCTGTAAGGTGTTTCAAGATTTTGGTTTTCCCTTATCTTCCAAACCTACAATCTGGTGTGATAACATATCTGCTATCTCTCTTGCCTCCAATCCTGTctttcatgctcgaacaaagcaCGTTGAGATAGATTATCATTACATTCGAGAGTTGGTTCTTGCTAATCTGCTTCAAGTTCGGAATGTGTGTACTGAGGACCAAATTGCTGATATTCACACCAAATCTTTGACCAAGAAccggtttcttcttcttcaatccaAGCTATCTCTTGGAACTCCAACTTCTTCCAAgctcagcttgagggggtgtaaagaTGAGGATGCCAAATCATGA